From one Aspergillus fumigatus Af293 chromosome 8, whole genome shotgun sequence genomic stretch:
- a CDS encoding type II toxin-antitoxin system death-on-curing family toxin, which yields MAAQSIRFLSVNQVQRLHGLWISPTAQPVQLPLLESAINSPMNLKHYGNQGDVFQLAANLSEKIMKNHAYQDGNKRTALLAADMFLKINGYRLQKVPSADDPINKDLADAHVAVVTNQWTVDQLGNFYRSVAKPLEQFTPDIEEFRKAAIEY from the coding sequence ATGGCCGCGCAGAGCATCCGCTTTCTGAGTGTGAATCAAGTCCAACGTTTACATGGGCTCTGGATCAGCCCAACTGCCCAGCCGGTGCAGCTCCCTCTGTTGGAATCTGCCATCAACTCTCCGATGAATCTCAAGCACTATGGGAACCAAGGCGATGTCTTCCAGCTCGCTGCCAACCTTTCTGAGAAAATCATGAAGAACCACGCCTATCAGGATGGCAACAAGCGGACTGCACTTCTGGCCGCTGATATGTTCCTTAAAATCAACGGGTATAGACTTCAGAAAGTGCCGTCCGCGGACGATCCGATTAATAAAGACCTGGCTGACGCCCATGTCGCCGTCGTTACCAATCAATGGACTGTCGACCAGCTGGGAAATTTCTACCGGTCAGTGGCGAAGCCATTGGAACAGTTCACACCAGATATTGAGGAATTCAGAAAGGCCGCTATTGAGTATTAG